One genomic window of Azospirillum sp. TSH58 includes the following:
- a CDS encoding S49 family peptidase gives MPERSVPIAPDAMELHYAHIVRAVADTPWAITPRMLAVITDLVAFRAAGNRLTKAEIRDRIAAEVEGKISAETARVGAARSGDVAVIPLQGVITPRAGMFADVSGMAALDRFRARVREALSNEQVGSILVHIDSPGGSVDLVEEAARELFDARGQKRLVGIADTVCASAAYWIGAQVDELVVTPSGEVGSIGVYAAHVEYSKAMEAAGVKATLVKAGKFKAEGNPYEPLTEEAQAAMQARVNDYYGMFVKAVARGRGVKPADVRNGFGEGRVVGAAEAVRLGMADRVATFEDTLARMRNARPSGQSRRSLAFA, from the coding sequence ATGCCCGAACGCTCCGTCCCCATCGCGCCCGACGCGATGGAGCTTCACTATGCCCACATCGTCCGCGCCGTGGCCGACACGCCGTGGGCGATCACGCCGCGCATGCTGGCCGTGATCACCGACCTTGTGGCCTTCCGCGCCGCCGGGAACCGCCTGACCAAAGCGGAAATCCGCGACCGCATCGCGGCGGAGGTCGAAGGCAAGATCAGCGCCGAAACCGCCCGCGTCGGGGCTGCCCGCAGCGGCGACGTGGCGGTGATCCCGCTCCAAGGCGTGATCACGCCGCGCGCCGGCATGTTCGCCGACGTGTCCGGCATGGCCGCCTTGGACCGCTTCCGCGCCCGCGTCCGCGAAGCCCTGTCGAACGAACAGGTCGGCTCGATCCTCGTTCACATCGATTCACCCGGCGGCAGCGTGGACCTTGTGGAGGAGGCCGCGCGCGAGCTGTTCGATGCCCGCGGTCAAAAGCGCCTGGTTGGAATTGCCGACACGGTGTGCGCGTCGGCGGCCTACTGGATCGGGGCGCAGGTGGATGAACTGGTGGTCACGCCCTCCGGGGAGGTCGGTTCCATCGGCGTCTATGCGGCGCACGTCGAGTATTCGAAGGCGATGGAAGCCGCTGGGGTCAAGGCGACGCTGGTCAAGGCCGGCAAGTTCAAGGCCGAGGGCAACCCCTATGAACCCCTGACCGAAGAGGCGCAGGCCGCCATGCAGGCCCGCGTCAACGACTACTACGGCATGTTCGTGAAGGCCGTGGCGCGTGGCCGGGGCGTGAAGCCGGCGGACGTGCGCAACGGCTTCGGCGAAGGCCGCGTGGTCGGCGCGGCGGAAGCGGTGCGGCTGGGCATGGCCGACCGCGTCGCCACCTTCGAAGACACCCTGGCCCGGATGCGCAACGCCCGCCCGTCCGGCCAATCCCGGCGCTCGCTCGCCTTCGCGTAA
- a CDS encoding phage portal protein has protein sequence MSWLQRMFGQDGQQEERPRDPADDYWYSSLDGAVTATSGMLVTTDAALQLPVVLDCEKVLSETVCSLPIKVFRRLPNGGREEADGHPLADLFAFRPNGFQTSWEFFGQMTWWLAWYRNAYAEIVPGPRGAVDQLVPHHPSCVTPRWNRSTGEVWYDVIDLRTGQRKTLHASEMLHLRALPFSADGLTGVPVTKTSGNIIGAALAVHAYGARFFKNDGQSGGLLEAPPGTFKATVDRDNWLSAWRRARTGSNQHKDAMLEHGIKYNRAQLDNQKGQFLETRNALNEELARIWRVPQHKVGILGKATNNNIEQQAIEFVTDTILPILVLWERKINADLILRPDVYFAEFNVAGLLRGDLESRYKAFFQGRQGGWLSINDIRRMENMNPIPNGDDYLQPLNMAPAGSKPPAAHAPRAVLPEDLGLTVSLPQ, from the coding sequence ATGAGCTGGCTGCAACGCATGTTCGGGCAGGACGGGCAGCAGGAAGAACGCCCGCGCGACCCGGCGGACGACTATTGGTATTCGTCGTTGGACGGCGCCGTTACGGCGACCTCCGGCATGCTGGTCACCACCGACGCGGCGCTGCAACTGCCCGTCGTTCTCGACTGCGAAAAGGTGCTGTCGGAAACGGTCTGCTCGCTGCCGATCAAGGTCTTCCGGCGCCTGCCGAACGGTGGGCGGGAGGAGGCGGACGGGCATCCCCTGGCCGATCTGTTCGCCTTCCGCCCCAACGGGTTCCAGACCTCCTGGGAGTTCTTCGGCCAGATGACGTGGTGGCTGGCGTGGTACCGCAACGCCTATGCGGAAATCGTACCCGGCCCCCGCGGCGCGGTCGATCAGCTCGTGCCGCATCATCCGAGCTGCGTCACGCCGCGCTGGAACCGCAGCACCGGAGAGGTCTGGTACGATGTCATCGACCTTCGCACCGGCCAGCGGAAAACCCTTCACGCGTCCGAGATGCTGCACCTGCGGGCGCTGCCCTTCTCCGCCGATGGCCTGACCGGGGTGCCGGTCACCAAGACCAGCGGCAACATCATCGGCGCGGCCCTGGCCGTGCATGCCTACGGGGCTCGATTCTTCAAGAACGACGGCCAGTCCGGCGGCCTGCTGGAGGCGCCGCCCGGCACCTTCAAGGCCACGGTGGACCGTGACAACTGGCTGTCGGCGTGGCGGCGGGCGCGGACGGGATCGAACCAGCACAAGGACGCGATGCTGGAACACGGCATCAAGTACAACCGCGCCCAGCTCGACAACCAGAAGGGCCAGTTTCTGGAAACCCGCAACGCCCTGAACGAGGAACTGGCCCGCATCTGGCGCGTGCCGCAGCACAAGGTCGGCATTCTCGGCAAGGCGACGAACAACAACATCGAGCAACAGGCCATCGAGTTCGTTACCGACACCATCCTGCCGATTCTGGTGCTGTGGGAACGCAAGATCAACGCCGACCTGATCCTGCGGCCGGACGTCTACTTCGCGGAATTCAACGTCGCCGGCCTGCTGCGCGGCGATCTGGAATCCCGCTACAAGGCGTTCTTCCAGGGGCGGCAGGGCGGGTGGTTGTCCATCAACGACATTCGGCGGATGGAGAACATGAACCCGATCCCGAACGGTGACGATTACCTCCAGCCGCTCAACATGGCGCCGGCCGGGTCCAAGCCCCCCGCGGCCCACGCGCCGCGGGCCGTCCTGCCCGAAGACCTGGGCCTTACCGTTTCGCTGCCGCAGTAG
- a CDS encoding terminase large subunit produces MTDTGLPIDAPPMPVGGEQYGAWYDHAAAEAAVAFFPTYLRHTEAQWWGQPFHLAPWQAKIVRTVFGWKRADGTRLIRELYLEVPRKNGKTEFAAGLSILMLIGDGEFGGQVYSAAVDKDQAKIVFNKASVMVGLCEELMQAVEVYKTSLYCPELAASFKPLSAKPGSKHGFSPSGGIYDEIHEWPSGDLQDVVHKGAIARRQPLEVYTTTAGEYGKGYGWEVHERAVAILKGEVIDPTFLPVIFAADPEDDWTDPATWAKANPGYGVSVKADFLTTECANAQGKLRKEADFKRFHLNLWVDQVITTGLPMDKWDACRVTPVTLADLAGRPCWGGLDLSTTTDLTALCLVSPKLDGAGYDVWWRFWLPVSSDRDLRERCKRDRVDFAKWITEGWICQTEGNTVDYDVIRAEITGQGEGAAQLGAWTPITEMVDLKELAIDRWNSSQITTQLTNDGVTMVPFGQGYASMSAPSKEFERLIIAGDLNHGGNPVARWMATCVAYDTDGRDNIAPVKPDRRGTPKRIDGIVAGTMAVGRAMVAEPGGGGIEVPEDYEVPTA; encoded by the coding sequence GTGACCGACACCGGTCTGCCCATCGACGCTCCCCCGATGCCGGTCGGCGGGGAGCAGTATGGCGCTTGGTACGACCATGCGGCGGCGGAAGCCGCGGTGGCGTTCTTCCCCACCTATCTGCGCCACACGGAAGCGCAGTGGTGGGGCCAGCCGTTCCACCTCGCGCCGTGGCAGGCGAAGATCGTCCGCACCGTGTTCGGCTGGAAGCGGGCGGACGGAACGCGGCTGATCCGGGAACTGTACCTGGAAGTGCCCCGCAAGAACGGCAAGACGGAGTTTGCCGCCGGCCTGTCCATCCTGATGCTGATCGGGGATGGCGAGTTCGGCGGTCAGGTTTATTCCGCCGCGGTGGACAAGGATCAGGCCAAGATCGTCTTCAACAAGGCCAGCGTCATGGTCGGCCTGTGTGAGGAGCTGATGCAGGCGGTGGAGGTCTACAAGACGTCCCTGTACTGCCCCGAGCTGGCCGCCAGCTTCAAGCCGCTGTCGGCGAAGCCGGGGAGCAAGCACGGGTTCAGCCCGTCCGGCGGCATCTACGATGAAATCCACGAATGGCCGTCCGGCGACCTTCAGGATGTGGTGCACAAGGGCGCCATCGCCCGCCGCCAACCGTTGGAGGTCTACACCACGACCGCCGGGGAGTATGGCAAGGGCTACGGCTGGGAAGTGCACGAACGGGCGGTGGCGATCCTCAAGGGCGAGGTGATCGACCCCACCTTCCTGCCGGTCATCTTCGCTGCCGATCCGGAGGACGATTGGACCGACCCGGCCACCTGGGCGAAGGCGAACCCCGGCTATGGCGTGTCGGTCAAGGCCGACTTCCTGACGACGGAATGCGCCAACGCACAGGGCAAGCTGCGCAAGGAAGCCGACTTCAAGCGCTTCCATCTGAACCTGTGGGTCGATCAGGTCATCACCACCGGCCTGCCGATGGACAAGTGGGATGCCTGCCGCGTCACGCCCGTGACGCTGGCCGATCTGGCGGGCCGTCCGTGCTGGGGTGGCCTCGACCTGTCCACCACCACCGACCTGACCGCCCTGTGCCTCGTCTCGCCCAAGCTGGACGGGGCCGGCTATGACGTGTGGTGGCGCTTCTGGCTGCCGGTGTCGTCCGACCGGGACCTGCGGGAGCGGTGCAAGCGCGACCGCGTAGACTTCGCCAAGTGGATCACGGAGGGCTGGATTTGCCAGACCGAAGGAAACACGGTCGATTACGACGTGATCCGGGCGGAAATCACCGGGCAGGGCGAAGGCGCCGCGCAGCTCGGCGCCTGGACGCCGATCACCGAGATGGTGGACCTGAAGGAGTTGGCGATTGACCGCTGGAACTCCAGCCAGATCACCACCCAACTGACCAACGACGGCGTGACCATGGTGCCCTTCGGGCAGGGCTACGCCTCCATGTCTGCCCCGTCGAAGGAGTTCGAACGCCTGATCATCGCGGGCGACCTCAACCACGGCGGCAACCCGGTGGCCCGCTGGATGGCGACGTGCGTCGCCTACGACACCGATGGGCGCGACAACATCGCTCCTGTGAAGCCCGACCGCCGGGGAACGCCCAAGCGCATCGACGGCATCGTGGCCGGCACCATGGCCGTTGGCCGCGCGATGGTGGCGGAGCCGGGCGGCGGCGGGATCGAAGTCCCCGAAGACTATGAGGTGCCCACGGCATGA
- a CDS encoding phage terminase small subunit P27 family codes for MKGRKPKPAEVREAQGNPGHRPLSTAAHDVPGLKASAPKGLPVAARRIWEELAPELARMKLLRSTDFGAFSRYCEHLARWGALTKDLRKNGETYTSKSAHGELERVRPAFLVRDRLESRLESLEDRFGLSPSARQQLLQRLSMAPPLPQQPGLFGDDAAQQSAPSPDAPTIPPAPAASPVGLLNRRHLN; via the coding sequence ATGAAGGGCCGCAAGCCGAAACCGGCGGAGGTGAGGGAGGCGCAGGGCAACCCTGGGCACCGCCCCTTGTCCACCGCCGCGCACGATGTGCCGGGTCTGAAGGCGTCAGCCCCGAAGGGTCTGCCTGTCGCCGCGCGCCGCATCTGGGAGGAACTGGCGCCCGAGCTCGCCCGCATGAAGCTGCTGCGAAGCACCGATTTCGGCGCGTTCTCCCGCTACTGCGAGCATCTGGCCCGTTGGGGAGCGCTGACCAAAGACCTGCGCAAGAACGGCGAAACCTACACCAGCAAAAGCGCACACGGCGAGCTGGAGCGCGTGCGGCCCGCCTTCCTCGTCCGTGACCGTCTCGAATCCCGCCTGGAATCGCTGGAGGACCGCTTCGGCTTGTCGCCGTCCGCGCGCCAGCAGCTCTTGCAGCGCCTGTCCATGGCGCCGCCGCTGCCGCAGCAGCCCGGCCTGTTCGGTGACGACGCGGCGCAGCAGTCCGCCCCGTCGCCCGACGCGCCGACCATCCCGCCAGCCCCCGCCGCGTCTCCGGTGGGCCTGCTGAACCGCCGGCACCTGAACTGA
- a CDS encoding HNH endonuclease, which produces MPWKPKKPCAAVGCGHLTDGRFCDAHAQQHRQQHDHARRASQPWRAWYKTAAWLKLRAWRLSVEPLCRMCAADGRVEAATICDHVVPHRGDRALFFDGANTQSLCKPCHDGRKQSEERRAAARSSRGVGGV; this is translated from the coding sequence ATGCCCTGGAAACCCAAGAAACCCTGCGCCGCTGTCGGCTGCGGTCACCTGACCGATGGCCGGTTCTGCGACGCCCACGCCCAGCAGCACCGCCAGCAGCACGACCATGCCCGCCGGGCCTCTCAGCCGTGGCGCGCTTGGTACAAGACGGCGGCGTGGCTGAAGCTGCGCGCGTGGCGCCTGTCGGTCGAGCCGCTGTGCCGCATGTGCGCGGCAGACGGGCGGGTTGAGGCGGCCACGATCTGCGACCACGTCGTGCCGCACCGTGGCGACCGGGCGCTGTTCTTCGACGGTGCGAACACGCAAAGCCTCTGCAAGCCCTGCCACGACGGCCGGAAGCAGAGCGAGGAACGCCGCGCCGCCGCCCGGTCCAGCCGAGGGGTAGGGGGTGTCTGA
- a CDS encoding phage/plasmid primase, P4 family, producing MAPLDDQTPVDALRAAIDGAEQAPLDGFGGGDEPPVEGDPADDLELARYAYNDSGNAARLLARFGTALLYVDRVGQHTWDGKRYRLELGEAMAKLLAQKTGALLYREVEALRRLGPPPPSDEERECEDDKERARMAAARMKEWRKSIDEGEKWAVQTGNAGKINGMLEIVAPRVTKPASVMDANPWLLNIDNGTLDLRERPETTAGTTVRRHSRDDLLTKLAPVGFDPEAKCPAFDAFLARIQPDAAVRGFLQRLFGYCLTGDVTEQVFVIFHGEGANGKSTLTDLMREVFGDYAATVPAGVFMSKHNDDPDKARPSLAKLPGVRLLLMSEPKGGAMLDESLVKAVTGMEPLPTRNLHEKEFDLRPVFKPIMSTNHKPGIVGQDTGIWRRVKLVPFEVVIPEAERDRGLPDRLREEKAGVFNWLLDGLAMWWEEGLNPPEIITAAVDEWKKESDPIGEFLEAEVAAVLGKRVTATALYEAYTKWCERNAREAVKPNSFGKKMRDRGHRVVKSSGVNHYLGLQLLEGVEPVPVM from the coding sequence ATGGCGCCGCTTGACGATCAGACGCCTGTCGATGCCCTGCGCGCCGCCATCGACGGTGCGGAACAGGCCCCGCTCGACGGCTTCGGCGGGGGTGATGAACCGCCCGTCGAAGGTGATCCGGCGGACGATCTGGAACTGGCCCGGTACGCCTACAACGACAGCGGCAACGCCGCGCGCCTGCTGGCGCGCTTCGGCACGGCGCTTCTGTATGTGGACCGGGTGGGCCAGCACACCTGGGACGGCAAGCGCTACCGCCTGGAGCTGGGCGAAGCGATGGCCAAGCTGCTCGCGCAGAAGACGGGGGCGCTGCTCTACCGCGAGGTGGAGGCGTTGCGCCGTCTCGGTCCGCCGCCGCCTTCGGACGAAGAGCGGGAGTGCGAGGACGACAAGGAGCGCGCCCGCATGGCGGCGGCCCGGATGAAGGAATGGCGCAAGAGCATTGACGAAGGGGAGAAGTGGGCGGTGCAGACCGGCAACGCCGGAAAGATCAACGGTATGTTGGAGATCGTCGCCCCGCGGGTGACCAAGCCGGCCAGCGTCATGGACGCGAACCCGTGGCTGCTGAACATCGACAATGGGACGTTGGACCTTCGGGAGAGGCCGGAGACCACCGCCGGGACGACGGTGCGGCGGCATAGCCGTGACGACCTGTTGACCAAGCTGGCGCCCGTGGGGTTCGACCCGGAAGCCAAGTGCCCGGCCTTCGACGCCTTCCTGGCCCGCATTCAGCCCGACGCGGCGGTGCGGGGTTTCCTCCAACGGCTGTTCGGCTACTGCCTCACCGGGGACGTGACCGAACAGGTGTTCGTGATCTTCCACGGGGAGGGCGCCAACGGCAAATCGACCTTGACCGACCTGATGCGGGAGGTCTTCGGCGACTATGCCGCCACCGTGCCGGCTGGCGTCTTCATGTCGAAGCACAACGACGATCCGGACAAGGCCCGCCCGTCGCTGGCGAAGCTGCCCGGTGTGCGGCTGCTGCTCATGTCGGAGCCGAAGGGCGGGGCGATGCTGGACGAAAGTCTGGTCAAGGCCGTGACCGGCATGGAACCCCTGCCGACGCGCAACTTGCACGAGAAAGAATTCGATCTGCGTCCGGTGTTCAAGCCGATCATGTCCACCAACCACAAGCCCGGCATCGTCGGGCAGGACACGGGCATCTGGCGCCGCGTGAAGCTGGTGCCGTTCGAGGTGGTCATTCCGGAGGCGGAGCGCGACCGCGGCCTGCCGGACCGCCTACGGGAGGAAAAAGCGGGCGTCTTCAACTGGCTGCTGGATGGGCTTGCCATGTGGTGGGAAGAGGGCCTGAACCCGCCGGAAATCATCACCGCGGCGGTGGATGAGTGGAAGAAGGAAAGCGACCCAATCGGTGAGTTTTTGGAAGCTGAAGTCGCTGCTGTTCTGGGGAAGCGGGTGACTGCTACTGCCCTTTATGAGGCGTACACGAAATGGTGCGAGCGAAATGCGCGGGAAGCGGTGAAGCCAAACAGCTTCGGCAAGAAGATGCGGGATCGTGGTCATCGCGTCGTCAAGTCGAGCGGGGTAAATCACTATCTTGGGTTGCAACTCTTGGAGGGCGTCGAGCCCGTGCCAGTGATGTAG
- a CDS encoding MT-A70 family methyltransferase, with amino-acid sequence MKARPLPAPLLFDDLPTMKAAPAGAPLTEAWRPAEWEFAPLVPQRYRLIMADPAWEFTLRSPKGEGKAPQKHYRCMPLAQIKALPVRQLAHPDGCLLWLWATWAMLRLAFECIDAWGARYVTGAPWVKVTKNGKRSFGPGYVLRECTELFLLAAFGAPPYGPGCRSERGLIETMEFEDGEPLAIEALVREHSRKPDEQYEKARRLIPHGPACELFARQPWPGFEVWGNETNKFTPEVRP; translated from the coding sequence ATGAAGGCTCGTCCCCTCCCCGCACCCCTCCTGTTCGATGATCTGCCGACCATGAAGGCCGCTCCGGCGGGTGCGCCTCTTACCGAAGCGTGGCGTCCGGCGGAATGGGAGTTCGCTCCGCTGGTGCCGCAGCGTTACCGGTTGATCATGGCGGACCCTGCATGGGAATTCACCCTGCGCAGCCCGAAGGGCGAAGGCAAGGCGCCCCAGAAGCACTATCGGTGCATGCCGCTGGCGCAGATCAAAGCCCTTCCCGTGCGCCAGCTCGCCCATCCTGACGGGTGCCTGCTTTGGCTGTGGGCGACCTGGGCAATGCTCCGTTTGGCGTTCGAGTGCATAGACGCTTGGGGCGCGCGTTACGTGACGGGCGCCCCGTGGGTGAAGGTCACGAAGAACGGCAAGCGCAGCTTCGGGCCGGGCTACGTCCTGCGCGAATGCACCGAACTGTTCCTGCTGGCGGCCTTCGGCGCTCCCCCTTATGGGCCGGGCTGCCGCTCGGAACGCGGCCTGATCGAGACCATGGAATTCGAGGATGGCGAACCGCTCGCCATCGAAGCGCTGGTGCGGGAGCACTCGCGCAAGCCCGACGAGCAATACGAGAAAGCCCGACGTCTGATCCCCCACGGCCCGGCCTGCGAACTGTTCGCCCGGCAGCCATGGCCGGGATTCGAGGTCTGGGGCAACGAAACCAACAAGTTCACACCAGAGGTTCGGCCATGA
- a CDS encoding bifunctional DNA primase/polymerase, whose amino-acid sequence MTETPGPELKEAALAHAGRGWKVFPCVPRGKVPCKEVGLFEHGVKEAASSRFWVTQLWRRWPAANVATAAGEDSGFWVLDADLKPETDEDGFRTLRELEDLFGEPLPDTLGQITPSGGRHWLFRWPERAIPNSSRAKCGPGLDTRGEGGYILVAPSVHPNGKRYVWTADPDSTAIAPAPEWLVRLVIGAPDDLEWLRRALDGKALPAWLAKRLSVPKAPADAERAGPPPGSVHPYARKALEEEAQKVRTAVPGSRNSTLNEAAFNLGQFIPGGYLPRSLIEQHLSVAALACFGSDQRELIAAQKTIKSGLDGGMQHPRELPAPLVPQRRGRSGRPAPRRPLRTAAEDPQAVAAAVASARALWADGRRVDDVPGALAFLRAANAVRSWSMLRAVDRLDLTHVVPGQGRVLLHRGPAVLAAMQVWNPEATGPEVSGVLATWIDADGRTVEVEHASIGRPVPARRMFGRRGGAVRLSPLGDASMVYLAADLPLGLLCAMTCPDKAVWAVGGAVAMADVLLPDAVTDVLLLGAGDLSRERAASIAAALGNGEGRTVRVARTTAQKARVS is encoded by the coding sequence ATGACCGAAACACCCGGACCGGAACTGAAGGAGGCGGCCTTAGCCCATGCGGGGCGCGGGTGGAAGGTGTTCCCCTGTGTCCCCCGCGGCAAGGTCCCCTGCAAGGAAGTCGGGCTGTTCGAACACGGCGTGAAGGAAGCGGCCTCGTCCCGCTTCTGGGTGACGCAGCTCTGGCGCCGCTGGCCGGCGGCCAACGTCGCCACGGCGGCAGGGGAGGACAGCGGCTTTTGGGTTCTCGACGCCGACTTGAAGCCGGAGACCGACGAAGACGGTTTCCGCACCCTGCGCGAGCTGGAGGACCTGTTCGGCGAACCCCTGCCGGACACGCTGGGCCAGATCACACCGTCGGGTGGTCGGCACTGGCTGTTCCGCTGGCCGGAGCGGGCCATTCCGAACAGCAGCCGGGCCAAGTGTGGCCCCGGCCTCGATACCCGCGGCGAAGGCGGGTACATCCTCGTCGCGCCCAGCGTCCACCCGAACGGCAAGCGCTACGTCTGGACCGCCGATCCCGATTCGACGGCCATCGCTCCGGCGCCGGAGTGGCTGGTGCGGCTGGTGATCGGGGCGCCGGACGATCTGGAATGGCTCCGCCGGGCGCTGGACGGCAAGGCCCTGCCGGCGTGGCTGGCGAAGCGGCTGTCGGTGCCGAAGGCCCCAGCGGACGCCGAACGGGCCGGGCCGCCACCGGGCAGCGTCCACCCCTATGCCCGCAAGGCGCTGGAGGAAGAGGCGCAGAAGGTCCGCACCGCTGTGCCTGGCAGTCGGAATTCGACGCTGAACGAAGCGGCCTTCAATCTGGGGCAGTTCATCCCCGGCGGCTACCTGCCGCGTTCCCTGATCGAACAGCACCTGTCCGTGGCCGCCCTGGCGTGCTTCGGCAGTGACCAGCGCGAGCTGATCGCGGCGCAGAAGACGATCAAGTCCGGGCTCGACGGCGGCATGCAGCACCCCCGCGAACTGCCGGCGCCTCTGGTGCCGCAACGCCGTGGGCGGAGCGGAAGGCCCGCGCCGCGCCGTCCACTCCGGACGGCGGCGGAGGACCCGCAGGCGGTTGCCGCCGCCGTGGCGTCGGCCCGTGCCCTGTGGGCCGATGGGCGACGGGTGGATGACGTGCCCGGCGCCTTGGCCTTCCTGCGGGCGGCGAATGCGGTTCGGTCATGGTCGATGCTGCGGGCGGTGGATCGTCTCGACCTGACGCATGTGGTGCCGGGGCAAGGGCGCGTCCTGCTGCACCGTGGGCCGGCGGTGCTGGCCGCCATGCAGGTGTGGAACCCGGAAGCGACCGGGCCGGAGGTGTCCGGCGTGCTGGCAACTTGGATCGATGCGGACGGGCGGACGGTGGAGGTGGAACACGCCAGCATCGGGCGCCCGGTTCCGGCCCGGCGCATGTTCGGACGGCGCGGCGGCGCGGTGCGGCTGTCGCCGCTGGGCGATGCCAGCATGGTCTATCTGGCCGCCGATCTGCCGCTGGGGCTGCTGTGCGCCATGACCTGTCCCGACAAAGCGGTGTGGGCCGTTGGCGGCGCCGTCGCCATGGCCGACGTGCTGCTGCCGGACGCCGTCACCGACGTGCTGCTGCTGGGCGCCGGGGACCTGTCGCGGGAGCGCGCGGCCTCCATCGCGGCGGCGTTGGGCAATGGCGAGGGCCGCACGGTGCGGGTGGCGCGGACGACCGCGCAGAAGGCGAGGGTGTCATGA
- a CDS encoding GNAT family N-acetyltransferase, producing MLDGIANPFLEQVAGPVPITLRRLRDAGPSAIGQAVAVLQASHIRPDGSLARRYEQGRLFDELYDSVHARTAGQARFYVAQTAEGGRVVGVAGYRQAWCSAFGWELSYAGVHPDWQGRGIGQALIRIRLSGIRLEGSDGDFVIVRAARPETYRRMGFSPCMGDPNLLVGKVGALGEGV from the coding sequence ATGCTTGACGGCATCGCCAATCCCTTCTTGGAGCAGGTGGCAGGGCCAGTTCCCATCACGCTCCGCCGGTTGCGGGATGCCGGACCGTCCGCCATCGGGCAGGCCGTGGCCGTGTTGCAGGCGTCGCACATCCGTCCGGACGGGAGCCTCGCGCGGCGGTACGAGCAGGGGCGGCTGTTCGATGAACTCTACGATTCCGTTCATGCACGGACGGCGGGGCAGGCGCGATTCTACGTCGCCCAAACTGCGGAGGGCGGGCGGGTGGTCGGCGTGGCCGGCTATCGGCAGGCGTGGTGTTCGGCCTTCGGGTGGGAGCTGTCCTATGCGGGCGTCCATCCCGATTGGCAGGGCCGCGGGATCGGGCAAGCCCTGATCCGCATCCGCCTTTCCGGTATCCGGCTCGAAGGCAGCGATGGTGACTTCGTCATCGTCCGCGCCGCCCGCCCCGAAACCTATCGCCGCATGGGGTTCTCGCCCTGCATGGGTGATCCGAACCTTCTCGTCGGGAAGGTCGGTGCGTTGGGGGAGGGCGTCTAA
- a CDS encoding phage regulatory CII family protein, whose product MAKRRKPLSVEDGVTVALAILGDEQAEGATRKSARLIRAWSDPDDDAHHIPVYQALRLDRACMLLGEAPPILTAYRAELRRSAAEVREPGDPMARLAEAMAEMGDLAEELRSARAVCGPGGKSILPEEARAILTQAAELRAVLDALEHDVTALLPVPAPVEV is encoded by the coding sequence ATGGCTAAGCGCCGCAAGCCTCTGTCGGTGGAGGACGGCGTTACCGTCGCCCTTGCCATCCTCGGCGACGAACAGGCGGAGGGGGCGACGCGGAAGAGCGCTCGCCTGATCCGCGCGTGGTCCGATCCGGACGACGACGCCCACCACATTCCGGTCTATCAGGCCCTGCGTCTGGACCGGGCCTGCATGCTGCTGGGCGAGGCCCCGCCCATCCTGACCGCCTACCGGGCGGAGCTTCGGCGGTCGGCGGCAGAGGTCCGGGAACCGGGCGACCCCATGGCGCGTCTGGCCGAGGCCATGGCCGAAATGGGTGATCTGGCGGAGGAGCTGCGCAGCGCCCGTGCGGTCTGCGGCCCCGGCGGCAAGTCCATTCTGCCGGAGGAGGCGCGGGCGATCCTGACGCAGGCCGCCGAGCTGCGCGCGGTGTTGGACGCTCTCGAACACGACGTGACCGCGCTGCTGCCGGTGCCCGCTCCGGTGGAGGTCTGA
- a CDS encoding carph-isopro domain-containing protein: MKPTQAERIIAKFATTDVQSGVTQLAETLGHRNRTTVQGWLARGWIPARQQQAVLDAALALGIALAPSDFFELRSEHIRPVACVAGE; the protein is encoded by the coding sequence ATGAAACCTACCCAAGCCGAACGGATCATCGCGAAGTTTGCGACGACCGATGTGCAATCTGGCGTCACGCAACTGGCGGAGACGCTGGGGCACCGTAACCGTACCACCGTGCAGGGCTGGCTAGCGCGCGGCTGGATTCCTGCACGCCAACAACAGGCGGTGCTTGATGCAGCGCTTGCGCTAGGCATCGCGTTAGCGCCGTCCGATTTTTTCGAGCTGCGTTCTGAGCATATCCGGCCCGTTGCCTGCGTCGCTGGGGAGTAG
- a CDS encoding helix-turn-helix transcriptional regulator: MSERLRELRQRAGISLDELAKEAGFKGQSSLQRYEDPEAYKRPYFRVDFVDRIIGPLTKRGIPKAEVLALAGINVTEEPAMPPDALHAHIVQVAVEALAVFLEETKLALPPAKQASLIVDFCRAYGDEVAAGTQPATPDVAHAISLLRLFHRGRAG, from the coding sequence GTGAGCGAGCGCCTGCGGGAATTACGCCAGCGCGCAGGCATTAGCCTCGACGAGCTGGCGAAAGAGGCAGGTTTTAAGGGCCAATCCAGCCTTCAGCGCTATGAAGACCCAGAAGCTTATAAGCGCCCTTATTTCCGGGTGGACTTCGTAGATCGGATCATTGGGCCACTAACAAAGCGCGGCATTCCCAAAGCGGAGGTGCTGGCCTTAGCGGGTATCAATGTCACCGAAGAACCAGCTATGCCACCCGATGCCCTGCACGCGCATATTGTGCAGGTAGCTGTTGAAGCATTGGCGGTCTTCTTAGAAGAAACTAAGCTAGCTCTACCACCAGCAAAGCAAGCATCACTGATCGTTGATTTCTGCCGCGCCTACGGGGACGAGGTTGCTGCCGGAACTCAACCGGCCACCCCTGATGTCGCTCACGCCATTTCCTTGCTGCGGCTGTTCCATCGTGGCCGTGCCGGCTGA